In the genome of candidate division KSB1 bacterium, one region contains:
- a CDS encoding formylglycine-generating enzyme family protein, translating to MTKCLFFATIIWGLVAACKDKPLQPENVTMGLEITAPARSIYSGGSLQLAAIAKLHSGETKDVTPHVAWSIQPGVAGRVNASGLFTANNNVTGRETVRADYKGQSATFQIDVTKRATSLAIWPVHARVEAGRALRFEAIVEYQDISHEYVTNKVSWSISPGVAATIDTAGVLRARPGASGFETVSGTFQALTTKSQIEVQAQFSSPIELVTVPAGSFLMGDDNGRSNERPAHEVYVDAFAIGKYEVTNEQYANYLTQAFAAGEILYESTIVTGKQGPFAGSIYCRLAGATEFPDRFIEAVEVAPGRVEFRAIVGLENYPVVRLNWYGAAAFCAFYGLRLPTEAEWEKACRGGQQLAYGTSDGTISHDLANYQGTSGRDIFTSVAPVGSFPPNPYGLYDMSGNAAEFVFDIYDANYYASSPRQNPPGPGPARFFAPIPGGVALWRGGSWINPPNLCRSAFRGTIRENADHNLLVEAIVGFRVARSL from the coding sequence ATGACAAAATGCTTGTTTTTCGCGACAATAATTTGGGGCCTTGTCGCCGCCTGCAAAGACAAGCCGCTGCAGCCGGAGAATGTCACGATGGGTTTGGAAATTACGGCGCCGGCGCGTTCGATTTATTCCGGTGGCTCATTGCAGTTGGCCGCCATCGCCAAACTCCACAGCGGCGAAACCAAGGATGTGACGCCTCATGTGGCCTGGTCGATTCAGCCGGGCGTCGCCGGCCGGGTGAATGCGAGCGGACTTTTTACCGCCAACAACAATGTGACCGGCCGGGAAACGGTGCGCGCGGATTATAAAGGACAATCGGCAACATTTCAAATCGACGTCACCAAGCGTGCCACCTCGCTGGCGATTTGGCCGGTGCACGCCAGGGTCGAAGCCGGTCGCGCGCTTCGTTTTGAAGCGATTGTCGAGTATCAGGACATCAGCCACGAATACGTCACCAACAAAGTATCGTGGTCAATTTCGCCCGGCGTTGCCGCTACGATTGACACCGCCGGCGTGTTGCGCGCCCGGCCGGGCGCGAGCGGCTTCGAAACCGTGAGCGGAACATTTCAAGCCTTGACCACCAAAAGTCAAATCGAAGTGCAGGCGCAATTCAGCAGCCCGATTGAATTAGTCACCGTTCCGGCCGGCAGTTTTCTCATGGGCGACGATAACGGCAGAAGCAATGAACGGCCGGCGCATGAAGTTTATGTCGACGCGTTTGCGATTGGCAAGTACGAAGTGACGAATGAACAATATGCCAATTATCTCACCCAGGCTTTTGCCGCCGGTGAAATTTTGTATGAATCGACTATCGTGACCGGCAAGCAAGGGCCGTTTGCCGGCTCGATTTATTGCCGGCTGGCGGGTGCGACTGAATTTCCGGATCGTTTTATCGAAGCGGTGGAGGTGGCGCCGGGCCGTGTTGAATTTCGCGCTATCGTCGGATTGGAAAATTATCCGGTGGTTCGACTGAATTGGTACGGTGCCGCAGCTTTTTGCGCGTTCTACGGATTGCGTTTGCCGACCGAAGCCGAGTGGGAGAAAGCCTGCCGCGGCGGACAGCAACTCGCTTACGGCACGAGCGACGGCACGATCAGCCACGATCTTGCCAATTATCAAGGCACCAGCGGGCGCGATATTTTTACGAGTGTCGCGCCGGTCGGCTCGTTCCCGCCCAATCCGTACGGGCTTTATGACATGAGCGGCAATGCCGCTGAGTTTGTTTTCGACATTTACGATGCGAATTATTATGCCAGCAGCCCAAGGCAAAATCCGCCCGGGCCGGGGCCGGCGAGGTTTTTTGCACCGATTCCCGGCGGCGTCGCGCTTTGGCGCGGCGGCTCGTGGATCAATCCGCCCAACCTTTGCCGTTCGGCGTTTCGCGGCACGATTCGCGAAAACGCCGATCATAATTTGTTGGTTGAAGCGATCGTGGGTTTTCGCGTCGCGCGATCTCTTTAA
- a CDS encoding ABC transporter permease subunit: MQILKTFATLAIFCCLPASNLVAQKIVVGSKFDAEGRILGEMTAQLLESRGFQVERRLALGATLICFQALTNGNIDVYPEYSGTIAQAILKLSPGTTLEALRQQLRQQYHIELLKPFGFNNTYAIVVRKADAERLGLKSIGDLNKASNLRYGFSNEFLKRPDGWPGLAARYGLMAIPNGIEHGLIYQAIVENRLDVIDVYSTDANIQRYDLVILDDDKHFFPDYLAAPLARAGIAARAKQALNELAGALSENDMIALNAAVTIEKKDFAEIVRSFLSQRRLISAETSKQNERWGILAWRTLTHLKLSALALVLAMAIAIPAGVLVYRLPKISRPVLYFSGLLQTIPSIALLAFMIPFFGIGAIPAIIALFLYALLPILRNTATALFSVDPLLKKVSVGMGLTTWQRLRHIELPLAAPTIFAGIKTAAVINIGTATLAAFIGAGGLGEPIVTGLALNDTKLILEGAIPAALLAVLVEFGFERLEKILIPKHLLQHPVA, from the coding sequence ATGCAAATTTTAAAAACCTTTGCAACCCTGGCGATTTTTTGTTGTTTGCCTGCTTCGAATCTGGTTGCACAAAAGATCGTTGTCGGCTCGAAGTTTGATGCCGAAGGCCGGATTCTCGGCGAGATGACGGCGCAGCTTCTCGAAAGCCGCGGCTTTCAGGTGGAGCGCCGCCTCGCGCTCGGCGCGACGTTGATCTGCTTTCAAGCTTTGACGAACGGCAACATCGACGTCTATCCGGAATATTCCGGCACAATTGCACAAGCCATTTTAAAACTTTCCCCTGGCACAACGCTCGAGGCGTTAAGGCAACAACTGCGGCAGCAATATCATATCGAGTTGTTAAAACCGTTCGGTTTCAACAATACGTATGCGATTGTCGTGCGAAAAGCCGACGCCGAACGCCTCGGTTTGAAATCCATCGGCGATCTGAATAAAGCTTCGAATTTACGTTACGGCTTTAGCAATGAGTTTCTCAAAAGGCCCGATGGCTGGCCGGGACTGGCGGCGCGTTATGGCCTAATGGCGATCCCCAATGGCATCGAGCATGGGCTGATTTACCAAGCCATCGTTGAAAACAGGCTCGACGTCATCGACGTTTATTCCACCGACGCCAATATTCAGCGTTACGATCTGGTTATTCTCGATGACGACAAACATTTTTTTCCGGATTATCTCGCTGCGCCGCTGGCGCGCGCCGGAATCGCTGCTCGTGCCAAACAGGCCTTGAACGAGCTGGCCGGCGCGCTTTCGGAAAACGACATGATCGCCTTGAATGCGGCGGTGACAATTGAGAAAAAAGATTTTGCCGAGATTGTGCGGTCGTTTTTGTCGCAGCGCCGATTGATCAGCGCTGAAACCTCGAAACAGAATGAACGGTGGGGAATTTTGGCGTGGCGCACGCTAACCCATCTAAAGTTGTCGGCGCTGGCCTTGGTGCTGGCAATGGCGATTGCGATTCCGGCGGGTGTACTGGTTTATCGGCTGCCGAAAATTTCTCGGCCGGTCTTGTATTTCAGCGGGTTGTTGCAAACGATTCCGTCGATTGCACTGCTGGCGTTTATGATTCCGTTTTTTGGCATTGGCGCCATCCCGGCTATTATCGCCTTGTTTCTGTACGCCTTGCTGCCGATTTTACGCAACACTGCCACGGCACTATTTTCCGTCGATCCGCTGCTCAAAAAAGTTTCCGTCGGCATGGGTTTGACCACCTGGCAGCGCTTGCGCCACATCGAATTGCCGCTTGCGGCGCCGACGATTTTCGCCGGCATCAAAACCGCCGCGGTGATCAACATCGGCACGGCGACGCTGGCAGCCTTCATCGGCGCCGGCGGGCTTGGCGAGCCGATTGTCACCGGCTTGGCGCTCAACGACACCAAACTCATTCTTGAAGGCGCGATTCCAGCGGCGTTGCTGGCGGTTCTCGTCGAGTTCGGCTTCGAACGTTTGGAAAAAATTTTGATTCCCAAACATTTGCTGCAGCACCCGGTGGCGTGA
- a CDS encoding SDR family NAD(P)-dependent oxidoreductase produces the protein MNQRLSTYWTGKTVLITGASSGLGYALVEALAPYRVHFCLLSRRLEPMEELAARFSASGSQFWLRACDVRNRAEVENAVADFVKTTGRLDVAWVNSGIGGETSYRRWDWDRVENILQTNLHGALYTAHTCLQYMVPQNRGAIIGISSVSAMRGLAGRPIYSMTKIGLAFYMEAMAAELPQIQFTTIYPGFVDTAINRGHPNRLWLMTADRAAQLMLTAVAKGKREYIYPWQMRWLFRLVRILPAGVYRWAGGKMIELSRPR, from the coding sequence ATGAATCAACGCCTATCGACATACTGGACCGGGAAAACCGTGCTGATCACCGGCGCCTCATCCGGCTTGGGCTATGCGCTCGTCGAAGCCCTGGCGCCGTATCGCGTGCATTTTTGCCTGTTGAGCCGGCGTCTGGAGCCGATGGAAGAATTGGCAGCGAGATTTTCAGCAAGCGGCAGCCAGTTTTGGCTGCGCGCCTGTGACGTTCGCAACCGCGCCGAGGTCGAAAACGCCGTTGCTGATTTCGTCAAAACCACCGGACGGCTCGACGTCGCCTGGGTGAACAGCGGCATCGGCGGCGAAACTTCCTATCGCCGCTGGGATTGGGATCGCGTCGAAAATATTTTGCAAACCAATCTCCACGGCGCTCTGTATACGGCGCACACCTGTTTGCAATACATGGTGCCGCAAAATCGCGGCGCGATTATCGGCATCAGCTCGGTTTCGGCCATGCGCGGTTTGGCCGGCAGGCCGATTTACAGCATGACGAAAATCGGCCTGGCGTTTTATATGGAAGCAATGGCCGCCGAGTTGCCGCAGATTCAGTTTACCACGATTTATCCCGGCTTCGTCGACACCGCGATTAATCGCGGCCATCCGAATCGACTTTGGTTGATGACGGCTGATCGCGCGGCACAACTGATGCTCACCGCCGTCGCCAAAGGCAAACGGGAGTACATTTATCCCTGGCAAATGCGCTGGCTTTTTCGTTTGGTTCGCATCCTGCCCGCAGGCGTTTATCGCTGGGCAGGAGGGAAGATGATCGAGTTGAGCCGGCCGCGGTGA
- a CDS encoding DUF5916 domain-containing protein codes for MGRHVAFARQGACPAQKLRIQSYTTDCSDDFNFKSLRGNAVLRWEYSPGSALYFVWTQSRADYENLGDFRFNRSIDRLAHTRPDNIFLVKATYWWGL; via the coding sequence TTGGGCCGGCATGTCGCATTTGCGCGGCAAGGAGCTTGCCCGGCCCAGAAGCTACGTATTCAATCCTACACCACCGACTGCTCCGATGATTTCAACTTCAAATCCCTGCGCGGCAACGCCGTTTTGCGATGGGAATATTCGCCCGGCTCGGCGCTGTATTTTGTCTGGACGCAAAGCCGCGCGGATTACGAGAATCTCGGCGATTTTCGCTTCAATCGTTCCATTGACCGGCTCGCGCACACCAGGCCGGACAATATTTTTCTGGTCAAAGCCACGTATTGGTGGGGATTGTGA
- a CDS encoding ATP-binding cassette domain-containing protein yields the protein MSAISFEHVYKSYGGNHYALHDIHLTFAENVTTAIVGTSGSGKSTLLQLINGLERPTQGKVFVFGNEIDYANLPTLRRRIGYAVQGTGLFPHLSVAENITLLAVLEKWEAPRIQARIEELMQLVGLPLDFAGRYPHQLSGGQQQRVGLCRAMMLDPKIFLLDEAFGALDPITRSEIHEEFLHLQKAAPRTIVMVTHDLREAFKLAQQIIILDKGRIEQIGSGEQLLEKPATDFVVNFFKSQLGA from the coding sequence ATGTCAGCAATTTCCTTCGAGCACGTTTACAAATCTTATGGCGGGAATCATTACGCCCTGCACGACATTCATCTCACTTTCGCCGAGAATGTCACCACCGCCATTGTCGGCACCAGCGGCAGCGGCAAATCGACGCTGTTGCAATTGATCAACGGATTGGAAAGGCCGACTCAGGGCAAAGTTTTTGTTTTCGGGAATGAAATTGACTATGCCAATCTGCCGACATTGCGGCGCCGAATCGGCTACGCCGTGCAGGGCACGGGTTTGTTTCCCCACCTCAGCGTCGCCGAGAATATCACGCTGCTGGCGGTGTTGGAGAAATGGGAGGCGCCGCGAATCCAAGCCCGCATCGAGGAATTGATGCAGTTGGTTGGCCTGCCGCTGGATTTTGCCGGACGTTATCCGCATCAACTCAGCGGCGGTCAGCAGCAGCGCGTCGGGCTCTGCCGCGCCATGATGCTCGATCCGAAAATTTTTCTGCTCGATGAAGCTTTCGGCGCGCTCGACCCCATCACCCGCAGCGAGATTCACGAGGAGTTTTTGCATTTGCAAAAAGCGGCGCCACGCACGATTGTGATGGTCACGCACGATTTGAGAGAAGCCTTCAAGCTGGCGCAACAAATCATCATTCTCGATAAAGGCCGGATCGAGCAAATCGGCAGCGGCGAGCAACTGCTGGAGAAACCCGCAACAGACTTTGTCGTCAATTTTTTTAAATCGCAGTTGGGAGCATAG